In Pseudarthrobacter defluvii, the DNA window CGTCGTGTTCCCCACCGATGCCGGCGACTACGACGTGCAGCTCCTCCGCAGCGCCGCCGATAAACCCTGGCAGGTCAACCGCTTCACACCCCCGAACGGCACAAAGTAAGGACAGAAGATGGAAACCCAAGCACTCGACTTCCCCAAAATCAACGCCGTTCTCCGCACCAACGGCACCGGCGAAGTCACCATCAACGGAACCTCCCACCCGATCGAAGCCGCCGACGAAGCCGCCGTCCTGAACGATGCGCTGCGCCTCATCACCGAAACTGCCGCCCAGCTCGGCCGCCCCGTCCGCGTCAACACCACCGACCCTGACGGCCAAGGCCTCATCATCGTCTCCCCCGAAGGCGTCGTCAGCGAAGCCACCCCGACCAAGCCCACCCCAAAGCGGGAAAAAGACACCCTGCCCGTGACCGCCGCCCCTTCGCCCGGAACGGCCAAAGCCACGACCCCAGCCGCACTAGCTCCCACACCAGCGTCGGTTCCCGATGCCTCTGCGGCCCAAGAAGCGCCGGCACACGCTGCCGACGCCGCGCCGGTGACCTTTGGTGCAGCCGTCACGACCGCGCCCACCCAGGAGCCCGCTGTGGCCTCAAAAGCAGCCACGGAGCCTGCTGCCCGGCGCAGCCTCAAAGACACCTCCTTCCTTGTCAGTGCGCCCGTGCTGCAACCCGCCACGCGCGGCTGGCGCGGTGCCCTCAGCCGCCTCGGCTTCCGCATGGACCCTTCCCCTGAGGAGCTGGCCGAACGCGAAGACATCCGCACCGTGAGTCAGCACTGGCCCGGCCCCCGCACCGTGGCCGTCGTCAACCGCAAGGGTGGAGCGAATAAGACCCCCACCGTCGTCATGCTCAGCGCGATCCTGGCCCGCTACAGCGGCGCGGCGACCGTCGCTTGGGACAACAATGAATCCCAAGGCACGCTCGGCTGGCGCACCGAAAAGGGCGGCCACGACAACAGTGTCCTGGACCTCATCGACTCATCCCAGGCACTGCTCTCCCCCGGCGCCCAGGCAGCCGAGATCGCCCGTTTCGTCCACCACCAGACCGCGGACAAGTTCGACGTCCTGCGCTCAGACGAAAACGACGAAGGCGACCACGAAGTGACCGCCGAAGAAGTGGATATCGCCCATCAGGTACTGACCCGCTACTACCGGCTCATCGTCATGGACTCCGGCAACACCGCCCGCGCCGCGAACTGGCGCCGCATGATCCACCACACCAACCAGCTCGTCGTCCCGGTGACAGCCATCGAAGACCGTGCCGAAGCCGCCCGCCTGACCCTCCAAACCCTCGAATCCCGTGGTGGCCACGATGCTGAACTGGCCCGCAACGCCGTCGTCATCGTCTCCGAGTCCACGGACGCCAAACGA includes these proteins:
- a CDS encoding MinD/ParA family ATP-binding protein; this encodes METQALDFPKINAVLRTNGTGEVTINGTSHPIEAADEAAVLNDALRLITETAAQLGRPVRVNTTDPDGQGLIIVSPEGVVSEATPTKPTPKREKDTLPVTAAPSPGTAKATTPAALAPTPASVPDASAAQEAPAHAADAAPVTFGAAVTTAPTQEPAVASKAATEPAARRSLKDTSFLVSAPVLQPATRGWRGALSRLGFRMDPSPEELAEREDIRTVSQHWPGPRTVAVVNRKGGANKTPTVVMLSAILARYSGAATVAWDNNESQGTLGWRTEKGGHDNSVLDLIDSSQALLSPGAQAAEIARFVHHQTADKFDVLRSDENDEGDHEVTAEEVDIAHQVLTRYYRLIVMDSGNTARAANWRRMIHHTNQLVVPVTAIEDRAEAARLTLQTLESRGGHDAELARNAVVIVSESTDAKRSMSGDALKRAKDEAQRIAEAFSPHVRAVVRIPYDPALVNGPIRYDALQPATQRAWLAAAAAVAKGF